DNA from Propionispora vibrioides:
AGGCGATTCCAAATGAGCAGCCGGATCTTTCTCCAAATAATGTTCTCTGACCAGATACTGATAAAAAGACTTTATTGCAGCCAAATTGCGGGAAATAGTAGATACGGCTCTCCCCTTGGTTTGAAGATTAGTTAAATAAGCTAGAATGGTGTTACGGTTTGAATCTTTCAAAAACTCCATTTTACTATTTTCCAAATATTCCTGGAACTGGCGCAAATCACGTCCGTAGGACTCTAACGTGTTTTGCGCCAGGCCCCGTTCCACTGCCAAATAAGTAATAAACTCATTAACAAAGCCTTCCATTTTTACCACCCTTTTTTTCAGGTTTTCCGGTCATGAAGTTAGCTGCACTCAATCGAACATAATTCATTATGTTATTCAACATAATCCTGGTTTTTCCTTTGTTTCCCTGTAAAATTAATGCATATTTACGATAATTTTGTAGTTTATCTGTCGATTCGGGAAATTCAGCTGCTATTTACACTGTCACTACATACTCTTAGCGGCTTCTCCAGCAACTGCTGACGATGCAAGTCCCGGTTTTCTGTCCCGGCAGTCCAGACCATGCTGATAATCTGTAAGAGCACAAACACAAGGACAAGCAGGAAAATTGTGCTCCGCAAAAGGATTCTTATCTTATGTAGTATTCCCGCCCTGCTGATAATAATTGTCATAATGCCCTCCCATTTCCGCAAACTTAGAACCTGTATTCAGTCATGGAAATGCTGGAGCGGCGAGTGATTTTTTCGTCAGACGAGGCAAATTTTCGTGGGCATAATGGGGTTATGTCAAGAAAATTTAACATAGTATGGCGGAAAAATCGCCGCCGATACAGCGTTTTTTTAATGGCTGAATACAGGTTCTTAACTTAATACTATAATTATTCGTTTGAAATGGGGATTATTCACAGAAATAGCAGACAGTCTACCGGGCACTGCGGATTTTACCCGTTCAAAAACATATTGACAATCATCTTCATAAATACAGGTGAAATATATACTTCCACCAGGGCGGCCAGCAGCATAACGATGACCATGATCAGGCAAAGACAGGAATACGCAAAGGAAGCATACAGCAAATTGCTGTTGCCATTTCCCTTGCGCTTTAAAAGCATCAGGGAAAAGTTCGTAGCCGCTACACTGGTAATGAAAACGGCGGGAATAACCAGAAAATTATGCGGCAAAACAGCAGCCAAAGCAAAGAGCAAACCCTTCACAATATATTCATTCACCAAAAATCCCACAGTAAAACCAATAATAAAACCCCGGGTAAATAAGATGAACAAAACGAAAGGAATGCCAACAATGGTAAAGCCCAGCAACCACATCAGCCCAATGACTTTCGCGTTGTGAAACATGACAGTCCCCAACAGTCCTGC
Protein-coding regions in this window:
- the spoIIM gene encoding stage II sporulation protein M is translated as MWGYVRQNLIQHVRANAVAYFFTILIFLIGVVLGALSVKILPADQKAELAGYLQIFFNGLGSGQGDVAGLLGTVMFHNAKVIGLMWLLGFTIVGIPFVLFILFTRGFIIGFTVGFLVNEYIVKGLLFALAAVLPHNFLVIPAVFITSVAATNFSLMLLKRKGNGNSNLLYASFAYSCLCLIMVIVMLLAALVEVYISPVFMKMIVNMFLNG